From a region of the Sinorhizobium sp. B11 genome:
- the lpxB gene encoding lipid-A-disaccharide synthase produces MNERPLKIAVIAGEVSGDLLGADLIAGLRKIYSGPIELVGVGGEGLQGQGLKSLFDFSELSIMGITQVLAKLPKLWSLIRQTTASIIAAKPDILLIIDSPDFTHRVAKRVRAALPDLPVVNYVCPSVWAWKEYRAQRMLAYVDHVLAVLPFEPEAMQRLNGPTTTYVGHRLVADPALLETRRLRDGRRPGNGTILLLPGSRSSEIRKLLPYFEAAAHELVARNGAMRFILPTVAHKEALVRELTAGWSAKLDIVVGAEAKWKAFAEADAAMAASGTVILELALADVPVVSAYKVDWIMRMLTSGIKTWTGALPNLIADYAVVPEYLNDIVRGASLARWMERLSADTYQLKAMKEGYELIWQRMRTKSPPGEHAAQILLDVLANKKPGHS; encoded by the coding sequence AAGATTGCCGTCATAGCCGGCGAAGTCTCCGGCGATCTCTTGGGTGCAGATCTCATCGCCGGACTCAGGAAGATCTATTCCGGACCTATCGAGCTTGTCGGCGTCGGCGGTGAGGGGCTGCAGGGCCAGGGACTGAAATCGCTGTTCGATTTCTCCGAGCTTTCCATCATGGGCATCACCCAGGTGCTGGCAAAGCTGCCGAAGCTCTGGTCCCTCATCCGGCAGACGACGGCGTCGATCATTGCCGCGAAACCCGATATTCTGCTCATCATCGATAGCCCGGATTTCACCCATCGCGTCGCAAAACGCGTGCGCGCGGCGCTACCGGATCTGCCTGTCGTCAACTATGTCTGCCCGAGTGTCTGGGCATGGAAGGAATATCGCGCGCAGCGCATGCTCGCCTACGTCGATCATGTGCTGGCCGTTCTGCCTTTTGAGCCCGAAGCGATGCAGCGCCTCAATGGACCGACTACCACTTACGTCGGGCATCGTCTGGTCGCGGATCCCGCGCTTCTGGAGACCCGCCGCCTGCGCGACGGCCGGAGGCCGGGCAATGGCACGATCCTGCTTCTTCCCGGCTCGCGTTCGTCAGAGATCAGGAAGCTTCTGCCTTATTTCGAGGCTGCCGCGCATGAGCTCGTTGCCCGCAATGGAGCGATGCGCTTCATTCTGCCGACGGTAGCGCACAAGGAGGCACTCGTACGCGAACTGACGGCGGGATGGTCGGCCAAGCTTGACATCGTCGTCGGTGCCGAGGCGAAGTGGAAAGCCTTCGCTGAAGCCGATGCGGCCATGGCGGCATCCGGAACCGTGATCCTTGAACTGGCGCTTGCCGATGTTCCCGTCGTTTCCGCCTACAAGGTCGACTGGATCATGCGCATGCTGACATCGGGCATCAAGACCTGGACCGGCGCATTGCCCAATCTGATCGCCGACTACGCCGTCGTGCCGGAATATCTGAACGACATTGTTCGTGGTGCCAGCCTCGCACGCTGGATGGAAAGGCTGTCGGCCGACACCTACCAGCTCAAGGCGATGAAGGAAGGTTACGAGCTCATCTGGCAGCGCATGCGGACGAAGAGTCCACCCGGAGAGCACGCGGCGCAGATATTGCTCGATGTTCTCGCCAACAAAAAACCCGGTCATTCCTGA
- the gltA gene encoding citrate synthase has product MTDQSATIKIGEKSVDLPVRKGTVGPDVIDIGALYKNTASFTYDPGFTSTASCESKITYIDGDEGVLLHRGYPIEQLAEHGDFLEACYLLLYGELPTAAQKKDFDYRVTHHTMVHEQMSRFFTGFRRDAHPMAVMCGCVGALSAFYHDSTDITDPHQRMVASLRMIAKMPTLAAMAYKYHIGQPFVYPKNDLDYASNFLRMCFAVPCEEYVVNPVLARAMDRIFILHADHEQNASTSTVRLAGSSGANPFACIAAGIACLWGPAHGGANEAALNMLTEIGTVDRIPEYVARAKDKNDPFRLMGFGHRVYKNYDPRAKIMQKTTHEVLGELGIKDDPLLEVAMELERIALTDSYFIEKKLYPNIDFYSGITLKALGFPTTMFTVLFALARTVGWIAQWNEMIEDPEQRIGRPRQLYIGEPKRDYVPVSKR; this is encoded by the coding sequence ATGACGGATCAAAGCGCTACAATCAAAATCGGTGAAAAATCAGTCGACCTGCCCGTGCGAAAAGGCACGGTTGGACCTGATGTCATCGATATCGGTGCACTCTACAAGAACACGGCTTCCTTCACCTACGATCCCGGGTTTACGTCGACCGCATCCTGTGAATCGAAGATCACCTATATCGACGGTGACGAGGGTGTGCTGCTGCATCGCGGCTATCCGATCGAGCAACTGGCCGAACACGGCGACTTCCTTGAAGCCTGCTACCTGCTGCTTTACGGCGAACTGCCGACCGCAGCTCAGAAGAAGGACTTCGACTATCGCGTCACGCACCACACCATGGTGCACGAGCAGATGAGCCGCTTCTTCACCGGCTTCCGCCGCGACGCCCACCCGATGGCCGTCATGTGCGGCTGCGTCGGCGCGCTTTCGGCCTTCTATCATGACTCTACCGACATCACCGATCCGCACCAGCGCATGGTCGCCAGCCTGCGCATGATCGCGAAGATGCCGACGCTCGCTGCCATGGCCTACAAGTACCATATCGGCCAGCCCTTCGTTTACCCGAAGAACGACCTGGACTACGCGTCGAATTTCCTGCGCATGTGCTTTGCCGTTCCGTGCGAAGAATATGTCGTCAATCCGGTGCTTGCACGCGCCATGGACCGTATCTTCATCCTGCATGCCGATCACGAGCAGAACGCGTCGACCTCGACGGTCCGTCTCGCCGGCTCTTCGGGCGCCAACCCGTTCGCCTGTATCGCTGCCGGCATCGCCTGCCTCTGGGGCCCCGCTCACGGCGGTGCTAACGAAGCAGCTCTCAACATGCTGACGGAAATTGGCACGGTTGACCGCATTCCGGAATATGTCGCTCGCGCCAAGGACAAGAATGATCCGTTCCGCCTGATGGGCTTTGGTCACCGCGTCTACAAGAACTACGATCCGCGCGCCAAGATCATGCAGAAGACCACGCATGAAGTCCTCGGCGAACTCGGCATCAAGGACGATCCGCTTCTCGAAGTTGCGATGGAACTCGAGCGTATCGCTCTGACCGACTCCTATTTCATCGAGAAGAAGCTCTATCCGAACATCGACTTCTATTCGGGTATCACGCTGAAAGCTCTGGGCTTCCCCACGACGATGTTCACCGTGCTCTTCGCTCTCGCTCGCACCGTCGGCTGGATCGCACAGTGGAACGAAATGATCGAAGATCCGGAACAGCGCATTGGTCGTCCGCGCCAGCTCTATATCGGCGAGCCGAAGCGCGATTACGTGCCGGTTTCCAAGCGCTAA